One Cuculus canorus isolate bCucCan1 chromosome 1, bCucCan1.pri, whole genome shotgun sequence DNA segment encodes these proteins:
- the SUN2 gene encoding SUN domain-containing protein 2: protein MSRRSQRLVTTRYYPGEDDAATSSSSSSLLGSSFKESSGRMARRKSSSMKRLSPDPSTQTSYYSESMMSESYLGGSRGLAALGSSVLDDDLDSSMYWGAGREFSNRRRRGTEDSESRKINGLLESKTYDTYASSSGYSSEDDYAGHLDSGQSSSSSGLKTAASRVGSFLWQVLTFPVWFVRWLLSGLASAWHRVTGMDLRLGDVPLSRCYLWLKRSLLLLLLLLVLTAAAYGAWYFYPYGLSTLSLPAFPWHGAGKLSSSGAGDLTALDKGLQGEHQLLARFQALEKSLEALQDKISKGELWQMAATGAQPPLEDVLALLERLMSHRDTGLKEHLSSDMTRLLQGELDALRAQVQRDLDKRLDKMGKSSQEMEARFLELNSQWQSSAQEGLRRSLRQEAEQEMAVLKRELVHLKSEQELLGKHVEEILEKLKAMRTDVEAQFPAWLSQFLSQSRQDGAAGLILQKEDLQTELQSLEQKILAKVLEDQALLVQDIQAGTGVAVREGVTEEQVHHIVSQALQRYSEDRIGMVDYALESAGASVINTRCSETYEMRTALLSLFGIPLWYHSQSPRVILQPDVNPGNCWAFRGSQGFAVIRLSSIIHPTAVTLEHIPKALSPHGTISSAPRDFAVYGLKEEGEEEGLLLGQFTYDHDGDPIQTFYFKADSMGTYQLVELRVLSNWGHPEYTCIYRFRVHGEPAH from the exons ATGTCCCGCCGCAGCCAGCGCCTTGTCACTACGCGCTATTACCCCGGGGAGGACGATGCAGcgaccagcagcagcagcagctccttgctgGGGAGCTCCTTCAAGGAGAGCAGCGGCAG GATGGCAAGGAGGAAATCGAGCAGCATGAAACGCCTTTCTCCTGACCCAAGCACCCAAACCTCCTACTACAGCGAGTCCATGATGAGTGAATCCTACCTGGGGGGTAGCCGGGGCcttgctgccctgggcagctctgtgctggatGATGACCTGGACAGCAGCATGTACTGGG GGGCAGGCAGGGAGTTCTCcaacaggaggaggagaggcacAGAAGACTCAGAGTCCAGGAAGATTAATGGGCTGCTGGAGAGCAAGACGTATGACACTTATGCCTCTTCGTCTGGATACTCCTCAGAAGACGATTATGCTG gTCACTTGGACTCAGGCCAGAGTAGCTCATCGTCAGGGCTGAAGACCGCAGCCTCTCGGGTGGGCTCCTTTCTCTGGCAGGTGCTCACCTTCCCAG TTTGGTTTGTGAGATGGCTCTTATCGGGTCTGGCATCTGCCTGGCACCGTGTCACTGGCATGGATCTCCGCCTGGGTGATGTTCCCCTCTCCAG GTGCTACCTGTGGCTGAAGAGgtccctgctgctgctactgcttcTCCTTGTCCTCACCGCGGCTGCCTATG GAGCTTGGTACTTCTATCCATACGGACTGTCGACACTTAGCCTCCCCGCCTTTCCATGGCACGGAGCTGGAAAGCTTTCCTCCTCTGGAGCAGGAGACCTGACCGCGCTGGACAAG GGGCTACAGGGGGAGCACCAGCTCCTGGCTCGCTTCCAGGCACTGGAGAAGAGCCTGGAGGCGCTGCAGGACAAGATCTCCAAGGGGGAGCTCTGGCAGATGGCAGCAACAGGGGCACAGCCACCCCTGGAAGATGTTCTGGCACTGCTGGAGAGGCTGATGAGCCACCGGGACACAGGGCTAAAAGAGCATCTCAGCAGTGACATGACCAGGCTCCTGCAG GGTGAGCTGGATGCCTTGCGTGCCCAGGTGCAGAGGGATTTAGACAAGCGCCTGGACAAGATGGGAAAGTCTTCTCAG GAGATGGAGGCCCGCTTCCTGGAGCTGAACTCGCAGTGGCAGAG ctcagcacaggagggCCTGCGAAGGAGCTTGCGGCAGGAGGCGGAGCAGGAGATGGCAGTGCTTAAGAGGGAGCTGGTGCACCTCAAATCAGAGCAGGAGCTTCTGGGGAAGCACGTGGAGGAGATACTGGAGAAGCTGAAGGCGATGCGGACAGAT GTGGAAGCGCAGTTTCCAGCATGGCTCAGTCAGTTCCTGTCGCAGTCGCGGCAGGACGGTGCTGCTGGCCTCATCCTACAGAAGGAAGACTTGCAGACGGAACTCCAGTCCCTGGAGCAGAAAATCCTGGCCAAAGTCTTGGAGGACCAGGCGCTGTTGGTGCAGGATATTCAGGCTGGTACTGGAGTGGCTGTGCGGGAAGGGGTGACAGAGGAG CAAGTGCATCACATTGTGAGCCAAGCCCTGCAGCGCTACAGTGAGGACCGCATCGGGATGGTCGACTACGCCTTGGAGTCAGCGG GAGCCAGTGTCATCAACACCCGCTGCTCAGAGACCTACGAGATGCGGACTGCACTGCTGAGCTTGTTCGGCATCCCCCTGTGGTACCACTCTCAGTCCCCTCGTGTCATCCTACAG CCTGACGTCAACCCTGGGAACTGCTGGGCATTTCGTGGGTCCCAGGGCTTTGCTGTCATCCGTCTGTCCAGCATCATCCACCCCACGGCTGTGACGCTAGAGCACATCCCAAAAGCCCTCTCGCCTCACGGGACCATCTCCAGTGCCCCCAGGGATTTTGCTGTCTAT GGCttgaaggaagagggagaagaagagggcCTTCTCCTGGGGCAGTTCACCTATGACCATGATGGTGACCCCATCCAAACTTTTTACTTCAAG GCTGATTCCATGGGCACCTACCAGCTGGTGGAGCTCCGTGTGCTGAGCAATTGGGGCCATCCTGAATACACCTGCATCTACCGTTTCCGTGTCCATGGGGAGCCAGCACACTGA